A DNA window from Agrobacterium tumefaciens contains the following coding sequences:
- a CDS encoding SDR family oxidoreductase yields MKLQGKTAVVTGAGRGIGRATALELAKEGCNVVLAAIELNEVEAVAAEIRAIGPEALAVRTDVQHKSEVDALAKAAFDRFGAVDILVNNAGVAIHNTIPNIKEADWDWMMAINLKGTFLCTQAFFQHMCDRRHGHIINVVSRAGKVASAKFGAYAASKFGMLGFTQTTDQEGIEFGVKATAVCPGAVDTQQRSDNHIDDRSQLLQPEDVAEYIAFIVTRHDRVYIGEVSPIAQQLKPLPGSGWLKPGI; encoded by the coding sequence ATGAAACTGCAAGGCAAAACCGCCGTCGTCACAGGCGCTGGCCGCGGCATTGGGCGTGCGACCGCCCTGGAGCTGGCCAAGGAAGGCTGCAATGTCGTCCTGGCTGCGATCGAACTCAACGAAGTCGAGGCAGTAGCTGCCGAGATCCGCGCAATCGGCCCCGAGGCACTGGCCGTGCGGACCGATGTGCAGCATAAATCCGAGGTAGATGCCTTGGCGAAAGCGGCGTTCGACCGGTTCGGCGCAGTCGATATTCTCGTGAACAACGCCGGCGTGGCGATCCATAACACCATCCCGAACATCAAGGAAGCTGATTGGGACTGGATGATGGCCATCAACCTAAAGGGCACGTTCCTATGCACACAAGCATTCTTCCAGCACATGTGCGATCGGCGTCATGGCCATATTATTAACGTCGTTTCGCGTGCTGGTAAGGTCGCCTCCGCCAAGTTCGGCGCTTACGCTGCTTCGAAATTTGGAATGCTTGGATTCACCCAGACCACGGACCAGGAAGGTATTGAGTTCGGCGTTAAGGCAACGGCGGTTTGCCCAGGTGCCGTTGATACCCAGCAGCGCTCCGATAATCACATCGATGACCGTTCGCAACTGCTCCAGCCCGAGGACGTTGCAGAGTACATTGCGTTCATCGTCACCAGGCACGACCGCGTCTACATCGGTGAAGTGTCACCGATCGCACAGCAACTAAAACCACTTCCGGGCAGCGGCTGGCTCAAGCCAGGCATTTAA
- a CDS encoding LacI family DNA-binding transcriptional regulator, whose translation MKDDNQCQDRSIAQDDTPETKNFIAEKGRGSAAPTIADVARASGVSRATAARVLGDYGYVRAQTRQLVQEAATSLAYQPNQLARSMATGRSKTIGVVIADIENLYFARAIRAITDTASSHGFVVILATTDEDIELERDAVRVLLAKRVDGLIISPTSSSEVEHLVNASGRDCPIVLLDRRVPVLSADTFAIDNFRAAYEAVTTLIGRGHRSIALVSNAPAHGEQHYLISSVRERIDGYRAALHDAEIPIAPELVVLGGWDPGNLAQQVRVLCSSSDRPTAFLATDSSVALVLLEVVREMNLSIPDDISLICFDNADWTAATTPPLTVISQPIKELATAATEDLIARLNGEATNSAKEVLLPATLVARGSVGDAPY comes from the coding sequence GTGAAAGATGACAATCAATGTCAGGACCGCAGCATCGCCCAAGATGATACGCCCGAAACTAAGAATTTCATCGCTGAAAAAGGTCGCGGAAGTGCTGCTCCGACGATAGCCGATGTTGCGCGCGCATCGGGTGTCTCGCGCGCGACGGCTGCGAGGGTTCTCGGTGACTATGGCTATGTCCGTGCGCAAACGCGGCAACTGGTTCAGGAGGCTGCCACGAGCTTGGCGTATCAACCCAATCAGCTTGCAAGAAGCATGGCCACCGGTCGCAGTAAGACAATCGGTGTCGTGATAGCCGATATTGAGAACTTGTATTTTGCTCGGGCTATCCGAGCCATTACGGATACAGCTAGCTCACACGGTTTTGTCGTGATCCTGGCGACGACGGACGAGGATATTGAACTCGAGCGAGATGCGGTGCGCGTTCTCCTAGCGAAGCGCGTCGATGGATTGATCATTTCACCGACCTCAAGCAGTGAGGTAGAGCATCTTGTAAACGCGTCCGGGAGAGACTGTCCGATTGTTCTTCTGGACAGACGGGTCCCCGTGCTTTCCGCTGACACCTTCGCGATCGACAATTTCCGTGCAGCCTATGAGGCCGTGACCACACTCATCGGACGAGGCCACAGGAGTATCGCCCTAGTGTCAAACGCTCCAGCACATGGCGAGCAGCATTACCTCATTTCGTCGGTTCGCGAGCGCATCGACGGTTACCGCGCAGCTTTGCATGATGCTGAAATACCGATCGCTCCCGAACTGGTAGTTTTGGGCGGCTGGGATCCAGGCAATCTGGCGCAACAAGTGCGCGTGCTATGCAGTTCTTCAGATCGTCCTACTGCCTTTTTGGCTACAGACAGCTCGGTGGCCCTGGTTCTCCTCGAGGTCGTCCGGGAAATGAACCTTTCGATTCCCGACGATATTTCCCTCATTTGCTTCGATAATGCTGACTGGACCGCCGCGACCACTCCTCCGCTGACAGTGATTTCACAGCCCATAAAGGAGCTCGCGACCGCGGCCACGGAAGATCTGATCGCCCGTTTGAACGGTGAGGCTACCAACTCTGCAAAAGAGGTGCTTCTTCCAGCGACCCTAGTGGCGCGCGGTTCGGTTGGCGATGCCCCGTACTAA
- a CDS encoding ABC transporter substrate-binding protein, with product MKRLIQLAVAAGLLGLPATTALAGGTLYFGLSSEPSSLDTVIQPGTSGRTVKLAIHRGLVNYGIDGKISPELAESYDISPDAKEFTFHLRQATFHDGSPVTAADVKASLERMIDPAGKAAFRNELSIISKIETPDAKTVKLTLSSPSMALVDYLALPESVIVPAAWLQKNAANPTASPVGAGPFQFVNWTRGREIVVKKFAGYYKKGKPDLDEVHYVFYGDENTRVNALKSGDVDVIEYVPAKDSADLEKGPGTQLLRNTGPFMGLQFNTKFEPFSKPEVRQAISYAVDRSVIINTAFNGLGQALWGIAIPKGYMGYSEAKANYFKHDPEKAKALLAKAGYPNGFTVRLLATSQYSFHQNTAIAIQSELAKIEIKVTLDLPDWASRMSKTNNGDYDFTVLGSLGEITDADWLSNYYYGGDKLVRTNNSPYFNDAKINELLDKGRSTVDKAERAKIYDEFVDRALELSPLVYFMWREQSYAVKKGVTGFTNMPGFLTFQSGFSIENTKID from the coding sequence ATGAAAAGACTCATTCAACTCGCTGTCGCGGCTGGCCTTCTTGGCCTCCCTGCGACGACAGCCCTCGCTGGTGGTACTCTGTACTTCGGCCTTTCGAGCGAACCTTCCTCGCTCGATACAGTGATCCAGCCGGGCACGTCTGGACGAACTGTGAAGCTCGCGATCCATCGCGGTCTCGTCAACTACGGCATCGATGGCAAGATTTCGCCGGAACTCGCCGAGAGCTACGACATCAGCCCTGACGCAAAAGAATTTACTTTTCATCTCCGACAGGCGACTTTCCACGATGGTTCGCCTGTCACCGCTGCAGACGTGAAAGCGTCCCTGGAGCGGATGATCGATCCGGCGGGCAAAGCCGCATTCCGCAACGAGCTTTCCATCATTTCGAAGATCGAGACTCCGGACGCGAAAACAGTGAAGCTCACGCTGTCCAGCCCCTCCATGGCTCTGGTCGATTATCTGGCGCTTCCGGAATCCGTGATCGTGCCTGCTGCGTGGCTCCAGAAGAATGCCGCGAACCCCACCGCCTCGCCAGTCGGTGCCGGTCCGTTCCAATTCGTCAACTGGACGCGCGGCCGCGAAATCGTCGTCAAGAAGTTCGCGGGCTACTACAAGAAGGGCAAGCCCGATCTCGACGAAGTTCACTACGTATTCTATGGCGACGAGAACACTCGCGTGAACGCGCTGAAATCCGGTGACGTCGACGTGATCGAATATGTTCCTGCGAAGGACTCCGCGGACCTGGAAAAGGGGCCCGGCACACAGCTTCTGCGCAACACCGGTCCGTTCATGGGGTTGCAGTTCAACACGAAGTTCGAACCGTTCTCCAAGCCGGAGGTCCGTCAGGCGATCTCATACGCCGTCGATCGTAGCGTGATCATCAACACGGCATTCAACGGATTGGGCCAGGCGCTCTGGGGCATCGCCATTCCAAAAGGCTACATGGGGTATTCCGAGGCGAAGGCCAACTACTTCAAGCATGATCCGGAGAAGGCAAAGGCGCTGCTAGCCAAGGCGGGGTATCCTAACGGCTTCACCGTGAGGCTGCTCGCGACTTCGCAGTACAGCTTCCATCAGAACACCGCCATCGCGATCCAGTCCGAACTGGCGAAGATCGAGATCAAGGTCACGCTTGACCTCCCGGACTGGGCGAGCCGGATGTCGAAGACGAACAATGGGGACTACGACTTCACCGTGCTTGGAAGCCTTGGCGAGATCACCGATGCGGACTGGCTGAGCAACTACTACTACGGTGGCGACAAGCTCGTCCGAACCAACAACTCGCCTTACTTCAACGATGCCAAGATCAACGAGCTCCTGGACAAGGGCCGCAGCACCGTCGACAAGGCCGAACGTGCAAAGATCTACGACGAATTCGTCGATCGCGCCCTCGAGTTGTCACCGCTCGTCTACTTCATGTGGCGCGAGCAGAGCTATGCCGTCAAGAAAGGTGTCACGGGCTTCACGAACATGCCTGGGTTCCTGACGTTCCAGTCGGGTTTCAGTATCGAGAACACAAAAATCGATTAA
- a CDS encoding LacI family DNA-binding transcriptional regulator, whose translation MKTSERANSQPTVSDVARAAGVSRATAARVLGGYGYAGSEARELVLDAAKRLAYQPNQLARSMATGRTKTIGVVVADIENLYFARAIRAITDTANANGFDVVLANTDENVELERSAVRVMLAKRVDGLIVSPASSVDVDHLVEARNLGCPFVLLDRRVPVLKADTVAIDNFPAAREAVGTFVRSGHKRIALVSNSRFEGGQKYLTSPVRERLEGYKAALHDAGIQNDPKLALFGGGNNEQLAQKLRKLCQSDERPTAFLAVTSAVALVILGVLRDVGLSVPDDVSLICFENADWTVAVTPPLTVIAQPIKELASAVTERLIARLQGDLKSQAKETLLSATLISRGSVSIPQLFESRGRDTGNTPPSTS comes from the coding sequence ATGAAGACAAGTGAACGCGCGAACTCTCAGCCGACAGTGAGCGACGTTGCGCGCGCAGCCGGGGTTTCGCGCGCAACGGCAGCGCGGGTGCTGGGCGGATATGGGTACGCCGGATCGGAGGCGCGCGAACTGGTTCTCGATGCGGCCAAACGGCTGGCTTATCAACCGAACCAACTCGCTCGAAGTATGGCGACCGGCCGCACCAAGACCATCGGTGTGGTGGTTGCCGATATCGAGAACCTGTATTTTGCAAGGGCTATCCGGGCGATTACGGATACTGCGAACGCGAACGGTTTCGATGTCGTTTTGGCAAACACCGACGAAAATGTTGAGCTCGAGCGCTCCGCAGTCCGGGTCATGCTGGCCAAACGAGTTGATGGATTGATTGTCTCACCAGCGTCAAGCGTCGACGTCGATCATCTCGTTGAAGCGCGTAACTTGGGTTGCCCGTTCGTACTTCTCGACAGGCGTGTGCCTGTTCTAAAGGCGGATACGGTTGCGATCGATAACTTTCCGGCGGCTCGTGAGGCGGTAGGGACGTTCGTCAGGTCAGGCCACAAGCGCATCGCGTTGGTCTCAAATTCAAGATTTGAAGGTGGTCAGAAGTATCTGACGTCACCCGTTCGCGAGCGCTTGGAGGGCTACAAGGCTGCGCTTCACGACGCGGGAATCCAGAACGACCCAAAGCTTGCCCTCTTCGGCGGCGGCAATAATGAACAGCTTGCGCAAAAGCTGCGCAAGCTTTGCCAAAGCGATGAGCGCCCAACCGCATTCCTGGCGGTGACAAGCGCGGTAGCCTTGGTGATCCTTGGTGTTTTAAGAGACGTTGGCCTGAGCGTTCCCGATGACGTGTCTCTGATATGCTTTGAGAATGCGGATTGGACGGTTGCCGTTACTCCTCCCCTGACCGTCATCGCGCAACCGATAAAAGAACTGGCATCAGCGGTGACCGAACGACTCATTGCTCGGCTTCAGGGCGATCTAAAGAGCCAGGCCAAAGAGACCCTGCTTTCGGCGACGCTGATTAGCCGTGGCTCGGTTAGCATCCCGCAGCTTTTCGAAAGCAGGGGACGCGACACGGGTAATACGCCGCCGTCCACCTCCTGA
- a CDS encoding SIS domain-containing protein → MMTNYPNLVSPDPEFRSTIEAALTQRERIAEVVKAAAKGARNIFLIGCGGSYNDFSAAAYRCDRSAKIPTFHFNSEEFNRRSPALLSADSVVLVASHNGTTKETIEAARHCRSVGARVIGFTKNETTPLAAECDDVFTYNSDRTILAPKQLLVGMVVTALLRETGAELDYAAIEQAYAAVPAAFEKAIEEAEANLHETAVAFGSEPLTYVLSAGPNQGAGYGFAMCYLMEMQWKHASWFNANEFLHGAFEVVQPDTPVLLFKGEDDTRAIIDRVETFLTKNTQRCRVVDSKDYSLPGVPASVRGEITPLLLSTLSRRLAEHYQAVTGHDLNDRRYMFKTTY, encoded by the coding sequence ATGATGACCAACTACCCAAATCTCGTCTCTCCCGATCCCGAATTCCGCAGCACCATCGAAGCGGCCCTGACCCAGCGAGAAAGGATCGCAGAGGTTGTCAAAGCGGCTGCAAAGGGCGCGCGAAATATTTTCCTGATCGGCTGCGGCGGTTCGTACAATGACTTCTCGGCGGCTGCCTACAGGTGCGATCGCAGCGCGAAAATCCCGACCTTCCACTTCAACAGTGAAGAGTTCAACCGCCGTTCGCCGGCACTGCTCTCCGCAGATTCCGTCGTTCTCGTCGCCTCACATAATGGTACGACGAAAGAAACGATCGAGGCAGCTCGCCATTGCCGTTCAGTCGGCGCCCGTGTCATCGGATTTACCAAGAATGAGACGACACCGCTCGCTGCCGAGTGCGATGACGTGTTTACCTACAATAGCGACCGGACCATTCTGGCGCCGAAGCAATTGCTCGTCGGCATGGTGGTGACGGCCCTCCTTCGAGAAACCGGCGCCGAACTCGACTATGCGGCAATCGAACAGGCTTATGCGGCCGTTCCTGCTGCTTTTGAAAAGGCGATCGAAGAAGCTGAGGCTAATCTTCACGAAACGGCGGTCGCCTTCGGTTCCGAACCCCTCACCTATGTGCTCTCCGCTGGTCCCAATCAGGGCGCCGGCTATGGCTTCGCCATGTGCTACCTCATGGAAATGCAGTGGAAGCACGCCTCGTGGTTCAACGCCAACGAGTTCCTGCATGGTGCTTTTGAAGTCGTTCAGCCTGATACCCCTGTCCTCCTGTTCAAGGGCGAGGACGATACCCGCGCCATAATCGATCGGGTCGAGACATTTCTTACCAAGAACACCCAGCGCTGCCGTGTCGTGGACTCGAAGGACTATAGCCTTCCAGGCGTTCCAGCGTCGGTGCGCGGGGAAATTACGCCTCTTCTCCTTTCGACATTGTCTAGGCGACTGGCCGAGCACTATCAAGCCGTCACAGGTCACGACCTAAACGATCGCCGATACATGTTCAAAACAACTTACTGA
- the edd gene encoding phosphogluconate dehydratase, whose translation MSVHTTIQAVTGRIAARSAQSRQNYLELIEAQRKGGVHRSALSCGNLAHGFAACSSSEKAMLSGSEALNLGIVTSYNDMLSAHQPYGTYPDIIKAAAHAVGATAQIAGGVPAMCDGVTQGQPGMDLSLFSRDVIAMSTAIALSHNMFDAAVYLGVCDKIVPGLLIGALSFGHLPAVFVPAGPMTSGLSNDEKARIRQLSSEGKIDRARLLDAEAKSYHSPGTCTFYGTANSNQMLMEIMGLHIPGSSFVNANTSLREALTREATRRALSLTAGGKNYTPIGHIIDERSIVNGIVGLLSTGGSTNHTLHIIAIAQAAGLHVTWQDMSDLSDVVPLLARVYPNGSADVNHFHSAGGMGFLIRELIDGGFLHEDVDTIWGRGLRKYAVTPGLEGNEVVFHRTSLASSNPKVLAPVSHAFSPNGGLKLLSGNIGKSVIKVSAVKPENRVIEAPARVFHAQEELQQAFRNGELDGDLIAVVRFQGPRSIGMPELHKLTPALGVLQDRGFKVALVTDGRMSGASGKVPAAIHITPEASDGGAIAKIRDGDLIKLDANVGTLTFLGDEEEFHARPAISHDLRSQQHGTGRELFARCRSLVSSADQGASILGSF comes from the coding sequence ATGTCCGTTCATACCACCATTCAAGCTGTGACAGGCCGCATAGCGGCACGAAGCGCGCAATCGCGTCAAAATTATCTTGAGCTTATCGAGGCGCAGAGAAAGGGTGGCGTACATCGTTCCGCGCTGTCTTGTGGCAACCTGGCTCACGGCTTCGCCGCATGCTCGTCGTCCGAAAAGGCGATGCTGAGCGGATCGGAAGCACTGAATCTTGGCATTGTCACCTCCTATAATGACATGTTGAGCGCCCATCAGCCCTACGGCACCTATCCGGACATCATCAAGGCTGCAGCCCACGCGGTGGGCGCGACTGCGCAGATCGCTGGTGGTGTGCCGGCAATGTGTGACGGGGTCACGCAGGGGCAGCCTGGAATGGACTTATCGTTATTTAGCCGTGACGTGATCGCGATGTCCACCGCGATCGCGCTCAGCCATAATATGTTCGATGCTGCGGTATACCTTGGGGTCTGCGACAAGATCGTTCCAGGGCTTCTTATCGGAGCGCTGTCCTTCGGCCATCTTCCTGCGGTCTTTGTACCGGCAGGCCCCATGACATCGGGCCTCTCGAATGATGAGAAAGCGCGCATTCGCCAGCTTTCATCGGAGGGTAAGATCGACCGCGCGCGGTTGCTCGACGCCGAGGCGAAGTCTTATCATTCGCCTGGCACATGCACCTTCTACGGCACTGCGAACTCCAACCAGATGCTCATGGAAATTATGGGGCTTCATATCCCGGGTTCGAGCTTCGTCAACGCGAACACATCCTTGCGCGAAGCCCTCACCCGTGAGGCAACTCGTCGTGCGCTTTCGCTGACAGCCGGAGGAAAAAACTATACACCGATCGGTCACATCATCGATGAGAGGTCGATTGTAAACGGTATTGTGGGATTACTTTCGACCGGCGGCTCCACAAATCATACGCTTCACATCATCGCAATTGCACAAGCAGCCGGACTGCATGTCACCTGGCAAGACATGAGCGATCTCAGCGATGTTGTGCCACTTCTAGCGCGTGTCTATCCAAATGGCTCTGCCGACGTGAACCATTTCCACTCCGCCGGAGGCATGGGCTTTCTAATCCGCGAATTGATCGACGGCGGCTTCCTGCACGAGGACGTCGATACGATCTGGGGAAGAGGTCTTCGAAAATATGCGGTCACACCAGGGCTAGAGGGTAACGAGGTGGTGTTTCACCGGACATCCCTGGCGTCGAGTAATCCAAAGGTGCTTGCGCCGGTCAGCCACGCATTCTCCCCGAACGGTGGATTGAAGTTGCTGTCGGGCAATATTGGCAAGTCAGTCATCAAGGTCTCTGCCGTCAAGCCGGAGAACCGCGTCATCGAAGCGCCAGCACGTGTATTCCATGCTCAGGAAGAGCTTCAGCAAGCGTTCCGCAACGGTGAACTCGATGGCGATCTTATTGCCGTCGTCCGGTTCCAGGGGCCGAGATCAATCGGCATGCCCGAACTCCACAAACTCACTCCGGCGCTTGGTGTATTGCAAGATCGAGGCTTCAAGGTTGCATTGGTCACCGACGGACGGATGTCGGGTGCCTCGGGCAAGGTTCCGGCCGCGATCCATATCACGCCGGAAGCTTCGGATGGCGGTGCTATTGCCAAAATTCGCGATGGCGACCTCATTAAGCTGGATGCCAACGTGGGCACATTGACTTTCCTCGGAGATGAGGAGGAGTTCCACGCGCGTCCGGCCATAAGCCACGATCTTCGGTCGCAACAGCATGGCACTGGTCGCGAGCTTTTCGCTCGCTGTCGATCGTTGGTCAGCTCAGCTGATCAAGGCGCCAGTATTCTCGGTAGCTTTTAG
- a CDS encoding aldo/keto reductase: MEYRLLGRSGLKVSTLTIGTMTFGGVGWAKTVGDLGVPEAKRLVDLCLDAGVNLIDTADVYSDGKSEEIVGDILGGKRKGSTLIATKARFNMGPGPNDGGLSRQYLIAACEASLKRLKTDVIDLYQVHEWDGQTPLEETMEALDTLVRQGKVRYIGCSNFTGWQIMKALGVSEKDKRQRFVSQQIHYTLEARDAEYELLPISVDQGIGVLIWSPLAGGLLSGKHRRDRAAPEGSRQFAGWTEPPIRDENRLWNIVDTLVSIAEGRGVSAAQVALAWLLGRKVVTSVIIGGRTEAQFKDNLAAADLKLSNEERERLDEVSIPPLLYPYWHQRNNAADRLSEADLELLSPHLRKKS, from the coding sequence ATGGAGTATCGCTTATTAGGGCGTTCAGGCCTCAAGGTGTCGACCTTGACTATTGGTACGATGACCTTTGGTGGCGTCGGCTGGGCAAAAACTGTCGGCGATCTTGGCGTACCAGAGGCGAAGCGACTTGTGGATCTCTGCCTTGATGCCGGGGTCAACTTGATCGACACGGCCGATGTCTATTCCGACGGCAAGTCCGAAGAGATTGTCGGCGATATTCTCGGCGGAAAGCGCAAAGGCAGCACGTTGATCGCCACAAAAGCGCGCTTTAACATGGGGCCGGGTCCGAACGACGGGGGTCTGTCGCGTCAATATCTGATCGCAGCGTGTGAGGCGAGCCTGAAAAGGCTGAAGACCGACGTCATCGACCTTTACCAGGTTCACGAATGGGATGGGCAGACACCATTGGAAGAAACGATGGAAGCCCTCGATACCCTCGTTCGCCAAGGGAAGGTCAGATACATCGGCTGCTCGAATTTCACGGGCTGGCAGATCATGAAGGCGCTCGGCGTCAGTGAGAAGGATAAACGTCAGCGTTTTGTAAGCCAGCAGATCCATTACACCCTCGAAGCGCGCGATGCCGAATATGAACTGTTGCCGATTTCCGTCGACCAGGGCATCGGCGTGCTTATCTGGAGCCCGCTTGCGGGCGGCCTGCTTTCCGGAAAGCACCGCCGCGACCGAGCGGCTCCAGAAGGCAGCCGCCAGTTTGCTGGCTGGACCGAGCCGCCGATCCGCGACGAAAACCGCCTCTGGAATATCGTTGATACGCTGGTATCGATTGCTGAGGGCCGCGGCGTTTCTGCGGCTCAGGTTGCACTGGCTTGGCTGTTGGGCCGCAAGGTTGTTACCTCAGTTATCATCGGTGGACGAACTGAGGCGCAGTTTAAAGACAATCTCGCGGCTGCTGATCTGAAGCTTTCGAACGAAGAACGAGAACGGCTCGATGAGGTCAGTATTCCCCCCTTGCTCTATCCTTACTGGCACCAGCGCAACAATGCAGCAGACAGGCTGAGTGAGGCAGATCTCGAATTGCTCTCACCTCATCTGAGGAAGAAGTCTTAA
- a CDS encoding SDR family NAD(P)-dependent oxidoreductase: MELRSVLQKFRLDGKVALITGGTRGIGLAAAHAFGEAGAKLYLSARREEYEDGGKIQSSGYAVTFIPADLTTRDAATELVNKVIEDAGKIDILVNNAGLANGGDTPLFTEEQWRDVMALNVDSVFWCSQAVINSMRDTGGGTIVNVGSMSGIVSNIPQNQVAYNSSKAAVHMMTKSLASELAEDNIRVNAVAPGYIETIMSRAGMEHPVRGPIWREMTPMKRFGKAEEVAAAILFLASEASSYVTGDILVVDGGHTTR; encoded by the coding sequence ATGGAACTCAGAAGCGTTTTGCAAAAATTCCGATTAGACGGAAAAGTCGCTTTGATAACAGGCGGAACGCGCGGCATAGGGCTGGCGGCTGCTCACGCTTTTGGTGAGGCTGGCGCCAAGCTTTACCTGAGTGCGCGTCGCGAGGAATATGAAGACGGCGGCAAGATACAGAGTTCGGGCTATGCCGTAACTTTTATTCCTGCTGACCTGACGACACGTGATGCGGCGACGGAGCTCGTCAATAAAGTTATAGAAGATGCTGGCAAAATAGACATTCTGGTCAATAATGCCGGCCTTGCGAACGGAGGTGACACGCCTCTATTTACTGAAGAACAATGGCGCGACGTGATGGCATTGAATGTCGACTCGGTGTTCTGGTGCTCGCAAGCTGTCATCAATTCAATGCGCGACACGGGAGGCGGCACGATTGTCAACGTTGGGTCGATGTCCGGGATCGTCTCAAATATTCCCCAGAATCAGGTTGCTTATAATAGCTCCAAAGCTGCGGTTCATATGATGACCAAAAGCCTCGCAAGCGAATTGGCCGAAGATAATATTAGGGTCAATGCTGTTGCTCCCGGTTATATCGAAACGATCATGTCACGAGCAGGTATGGAGCATCCTGTTCGGGGCCCAATCTGGCGTGAGATGACGCCGATGAAGCGCTTCGGCAAAGCCGAGGAGGTGGCAGCCGCGATCTTGTTCCTTGCCTCGGAGGCGTCTAGCTATGTGACTGGGGATATTCTCGTTGTAGACGGTGGCCACACGACGAGGTAG
- a CDS encoding fructoselysine 6-kinase encodes MRVCGVGDNVVDRYFNQKLMFPGGNAVNFAVHAQRSGLSAAYLGVIGTDSHGDLIRSSLQAEGVELTRLRVKEGPNAFATVHMDDDGNNRVWGLCEKGVSMFKLDSADLEYLAGFDLAHTGETSQLDSQLPEIRERVAISFDFSDRSLDYAADVLPYVKVAAFSRSNASDDEVKHVLDTALSAGVELVTVTQGARGATVCHKGNVLFAPAVPVDAVDTLGAGDAFLSRLVCRVLTGASLKDAASDGAQYAAHICGTRGAFGHARTITREIPA; translated from the coding sequence ATGCGTGTTTGTGGCGTGGGTGACAATGTTGTCGACCGGTATTTCAATCAGAAGCTCATGTTCCCGGGCGGCAACGCGGTAAACTTTGCCGTCCACGCCCAGCGCAGTGGACTAAGTGCCGCTTATCTCGGTGTCATTGGCACCGATTCCCATGGCGATCTCATTCGATCCAGCTTGCAGGCGGAGGGTGTTGAACTCACACGTCTGCGAGTCAAGGAGGGGCCGAACGCTTTCGCAACGGTGCACATGGATGACGACGGCAACAATCGCGTCTGGGGTCTGTGCGAGAAAGGCGTTTCGATGTTCAAACTCGACAGTGCCGATCTCGAATATCTGGCCGGCTTCGACCTTGCTCACACCGGGGAAACGAGCCAGCTTGATAGTCAGCTCCCTGAGATCAGGGAGCGCGTTGCGATCTCCTTCGACTTCTCCGATCGCAGTCTGGATTATGCCGCAGACGTCTTGCCCTACGTCAAGGTGGCGGCGTTCTCCAGATCGAATGCCAGCGATGATGAAGTGAAACACGTTCTGGACACGGCCCTTTCGGCAGGCGTCGAGCTCGTGACTGTAACGCAAGGGGCTCGGGGCGCTACGGTTTGCCACAAGGGCAATGTGCTCTTTGCGCCTGCGGTTCCGGTCGATGCAGTTGACACGCTTGGGGCTGGAGACGCGTTTCTCAGCCGGCTCGTGTGCCGCGTGCTGACTGGAGCATCGCTTAAGGACGCCGCCAGCGACGGAGCGCAATATGCGGCGCACATCTGCGGTACACGTGGCGCATTCGGCCACGCACGCACCATCACACGAGAGATACCGGCTTAA